A single genomic interval of Amycolatopsis albispora harbors:
- the uvrB gene encoding excinuclease ABC subunit UvrB, translated as MAFATEHPVLAQSEFRPVSEVPRADGRFKVVSDYAPAGDQPAAIDELERRIKAGEKDVVLLGATGTGKSATTAWLIERVQRPTLVMAPNKTLAAQLANELRDFFPHNAVEYFVSYYDYYQPEAYIAQTDTYIEKDSSINDDVERLRHSATMNLLSRRDVIVVASVSCIYGLGTPQSYLDRSTKLAVGAEVERDTLLRALVDVQYTRNDIAFARGTFRVRGDTVEIIPAYEELAIRVEFFGDEIDKLYYLHPLTGEIVQELDEVRIFPATHYVAGPERMEKAIQGIEAELEERLAELEKQGKLLEAQRLRMRTSYDIEMMRQVGFCSGIENYSRHIDGRPAGSAPATLIDYFPDDFLLVIDESHVTVPQIGGMFEGDMSRKRNLVEFGFRLPSATDNRPLTWEEFSDRIGQTVYLSATPGPYEMGQTGGEFVEQVIRPTGLIDPEVVVKPTEGQIDDLVHEIRERAEKDERVLVTTLTKKMAEDLTDYLLELGIRVRYLHSEVDTLRRVELLRQLRSGDFDVLVGINLLREGLDLPEVSLVAILDADKEGFLRSGTSLIQTIGRAARNVSGQVHMYADKITDSMQHAIDETNRRRAKQIAYNTERGVDPQPLRKKIADILDRVYSEAEDSEEVAVGGSGRNASRGKKPEQGGGGRSSGVLVDKDVAGMPRAELADLIQSMTDQMMQAARDLQFELAARLRDEVADLKKELRGMDAAGIK; from the coding sequence ACCGGCAAGTCGGCGACCACCGCCTGGCTGATCGAGCGGGTCCAGCGGCCCACGCTGGTGATGGCGCCGAACAAGACGCTGGCCGCCCAGCTGGCGAACGAGCTGCGCGACTTCTTCCCGCACAACGCGGTCGAGTACTTCGTCAGCTACTACGACTACTACCAGCCCGAGGCGTACATCGCGCAGACGGACACCTACATCGAGAAGGACTCGTCGATCAACGACGACGTCGAACGGCTGCGCCACTCGGCCACGATGAACCTGCTCTCGCGGCGTGACGTGATCGTGGTCGCCAGCGTGTCCTGCATCTACGGCCTGGGCACGCCGCAGTCCTATCTCGACCGGTCCACGAAGCTGGCCGTCGGCGCCGAGGTCGAGCGGGACACCCTGCTCCGCGCGCTGGTCGACGTGCAGTACACGCGCAACGACATCGCGTTCGCGCGGGGCACCTTCCGGGTGCGCGGGGACACCGTGGAGATCATCCCGGCGTACGAGGAGCTGGCCATCCGGGTCGAGTTCTTCGGCGACGAGATCGACAAGCTGTACTACCTGCACCCGCTGACCGGCGAGATCGTGCAGGAGCTGGACGAGGTGCGCATCTTCCCGGCCACCCACTACGTGGCCGGGCCGGAGCGCATGGAGAAGGCGATCCAGGGCATCGAGGCCGAGCTGGAGGAGCGGCTGGCCGAGCTGGAGAAGCAGGGCAAGCTGCTGGAGGCGCAGCGGCTGCGCATGCGGACCAGCTACGACATCGAGATGATGCGCCAGGTCGGGTTCTGCTCGGGCATCGAGAACTACTCGCGGCACATCGACGGCCGCCCGGCCGGGTCCGCCCCGGCCACCCTGATCGACTACTTCCCGGACGACTTCCTGCTGGTCATCGACGAGTCGCACGTCACGGTGCCGCAGATCGGCGGCATGTTCGAGGGCGACATGTCCCGCAAGCGGAACCTGGTGGAGTTCGGCTTCCGGCTGCCCAGTGCCACCGACAACCGGCCGCTGACCTGGGAGGAGTTCTCCGACCGGATCGGCCAGACGGTGTACCTGTCGGCGACGCCGGGGCCGTACGAGATGGGGCAGACCGGTGGTGAGTTCGTCGAGCAGGTGATCCGGCCGACCGGGCTGATCGATCCCGAGGTGGTGGTCAAGCCGACCGAGGGGCAGATCGACGACCTGGTGCACGAGATCCGCGAGCGGGCCGAGAAGGACGAGCGGGTGCTGGTCACCACGCTGACCAAGAAGATGGCCGAGGACCTCACCGACTACCTGCTCGAGCTGGGCATCCGGGTGCGGTACCTGCATTCCGAAGTGGACACCCTGCGGCGGGTGGAGCTGCTGCGGCAGCTGCGTTCCGGTGACTTCGACGTGCTGGTCGGCATCAACCTGCTGCGGGAGGGGCTGGACCTGCCCGAGGTTTCGCTGGTGGCCATCCTGGACGCGGACAAGGAAGGCTTCCTGCGCAGTGGGACGTCGCTGATCCAGACCATCGGGCGGGCCGCGCGGAACGTGTCGGGTCAGGTGCACATGTACGCGGACAAGATCACCGACTCGATGCAGCACGCGATCGACGAAACGAACCGCCGCCGGGCGAAGCAGATCGCCTACAACACCGAGCGCGGGGTGGACCCGCAGCCGCTGCGGAAGAAGATCGCCGACATCCTGGACCGGGTGTACTCGGAAGCCGAGGATTCGGAGGAGGTCGCCGTCGGTGGTTCGGGGCGCAACGCCTCGCGAGGCAAAAAGCCGGAACAGGGCGGCGGGGGCCGCAGCTCGGGTGTGCTGGTGGACAAGGACGTGGCGGGCATGCCACGCGCGGAGCTGGCGGACCTCATCCAGTCGATGACCGACCAAATGATGCAGGCCGCGCGGGACCTGCAGTTCGAACTGGCCGCGCGCCTGCGAGACGAGGTCGCCGACCTGAAGAAGGAACTACGAGGCATGGACGCCGCCGGCATCAAGTAA